Proteins encoded in a region of the Candidatus Obscuribacter sp. genome:
- a CDS encoding efflux RND transporter periplasmic adaptor subunit, with translation MKLNRTTRPAQSRSSRGMGKLIIVIIIVVAVAAILLTVGFLPRMARTKELDKMHTETAGAVPLVRTIIAKPAVETESLTLPGNIGAIQYTTIYARVDGYLRDRMVDIGDHVKTGQLLARIDTPTIDESLAQAKADLVRAQANVDKANADYKEAVAKQATAQAEIEKATGNVAYATVTATRWQNLVSRGAVSAQSRDEKVRLLEATSADLKANNSNLKAAEAQVLACKSQIAEAKANVVAKQAEVARITAEQNFQKVVAPFDGIITLRKVDPGALITKGSQSDSLELFQLAKIDRLRIYVNAPQRVARYLKKGMVAQVMVPEYPDGNYKGVVTNISGGLDPNTRTRQTEIQIDNKDHALLPGMYAEVNLTGSREEKWITVPGTTIVTRPEGQYLLIAKDGKAHYQQVTIGRDFGSEVEIRTGLSGNEHVAVSPNDDIIQGEAVKEEPIVQ, from the coding sequence ATGAAGTTGAACAGAACCACAAGACCAGCGCAAAGTCGCTCAAGTCGCGGTATGGGCAAATTGATAATTGTCATAATCATCGTCGTGGCAGTGGCAGCTATCTTGCTTACAGTAGGCTTTTTACCGCGCATGGCGCGCACCAAAGAGCTGGACAAGATGCACACTGAGACAGCCGGTGCCGTACCTCTGGTGCGTACTATCATCGCCAAACCAGCGGTGGAGACTGAGTCACTGACACTCCCAGGTAACATCGGAGCAATCCAGTACACCACCATCTACGCCAGAGTAGACGGCTATCTCAGAGACCGTATGGTGGACATCGGCGACCATGTCAAAACCGGGCAACTGCTCGCTCGCATCGATACCCCCACCATCGATGAGTCTCTTGCTCAAGCCAAAGCAGATCTAGTGCGCGCTCAAGCCAACGTGGATAAAGCCAATGCTGACTATAAAGAGGCAGTAGCCAAACAAGCCACTGCCCAAGCCGAAATCGAAAAAGCCACAGGCAACGTCGCCTATGCCACAGTCACTGCCACCAGATGGCAAAACCTGGTCAGTCGTGGTGCTGTCAGCGCCCAGAGCAGAGACGAAAAAGTCAGACTACTGGAAGCCACATCAGCAGATCTAAAAGCCAACAACAGTAATCTAAAGGCAGCTGAGGCACAAGTACTGGCCTGCAAATCACAAATAGCAGAAGCAAAAGCTAATGTGGTCGCCAAGCAAGCCGAAGTAGCAAGAATCACAGCCGAGCAAAACTTCCAAAAAGTGGTCGCCCCCTTTGATGGCATCATCACTCTGCGCAAAGTCGACCCCGGTGCCTTGATTACAAAAGGCAGTCAGTCAGACAGTCTTGAGTTGTTTCAACTAGCTAAAATCGACCGCCTGCGTATCTATGTCAACGCACCACAAAGAGTGGCACGCTATCTCAAAAAGGGCATGGTGGCACAAGTGATGGTGCCCGAGTACCCCGATGGCAATTACAAAGGTGTAGTGACCAACATCAGTGGTGGTCTTGATCCTAACACCCGCACAAGACAAACAGAGATCCAGATAGACAATAAAGATCACGCTCTTTTGCCAGGCATGTACGCAGAGGTCAACTTGACTGGCTCAAGAGAAGAAAAATGGATCACAGTGCCCGGTACCACAATAGTAACCAGACCAGAGGGTCAATATTTACTAATTGCCAAGGACGGCAAAGCGCACTATCAGCAGGTCACTATCGGTAGGGACTTTGGTAGCGAAGTGGAAATCCGCACCGGTCTATCAGGCAACGAGCACGTAGCAGTCAGCCCCAACGATGACATCATCCAGGGTGAAGCAGTCAAGGAAGAACCAATTGTGCAATAG
- a CDS encoding efflux RND transporter permease subunit, whose product MWIVELALKRAHTFIVMALAIIIFGVLSLKQMAVDIFPIIDVPIVSAIFTYTGMSPANIENLITTVTERWLTSTVNGIEKIESTSISGMSIIKVYLHKGTDIGEAVAMVTAMGNAVMEYLPPAITPPFVTVSSATDVPVIQLGINSKTMSEAELFDVANNFVRNQLATIQGATIPFPYGGKYRQVMVDLDPKALVALGVSANDVVSAINSQSIIAPSGTAKLGPYEYIMTLNNIPTKIEELNRIPIKSIKGAVVYVADVANVHDGYQPQLNIVNQDGRRAVLFNLLKNGTASTLTVVEAIKQALPRIQPIVPPACHIEVLTDQSIFVRECVADVVKEAVTAAGLTAIMMLALLGSWRSTLIVATSIPLAMLCSIIGLHICGQSINSMTLGGLALAVGMLVDDATVEVENVHRNMAMGKDIVRAILDGAEQVAMPALVSTMSICIVFVPVVFLTEPSRSLFVPLGMAVVFAMMASYGLSRTIVPLMSKALLAHEHEHATKEAGSDGATHKKSNPILAPFSAIYKVIDGGFEYLRNVYKHTLDQALTFPAFAIGGFLVFYACSMTLLPMIGQDFFPAIDAGQLRLHVNARPGTRVEETERVFKRIEKAIRELITPGEVEIITDNIGMPVSGVNYAFSDSQTISEADGEILVTLSEDRKTSTGAYQKRIRAMLTANFPEVSYYFQPADIVTQILNAGLPAPIDVRISGLDVAKNYEIAQKIKRDMEKVRGAVDVCMHQVVNAPQIMFDVDRTRANEMGLSQRDVSNSFLVTLSSSFQTAPNFWLNNQNGVNYNLAAQAPQYKIASLDDMRVTPLTSATTDKKKQPPLLTNVSTFTRQATPSVVNHFNAQPVFDIYAACQDRDLGGVSGDIQKIMDRYQAELPRASMLTMGGQVLSMKSAFAGLIFGLVFALLLVYLLLVVNFQSWSDPVIILMATPGALSGILWSLFVTQTTFSIPALMGTIMTVGVASANSILMVTFANEQFREGKDGRASALEAGFERFRPVMMTATAMIIGMIPMAIGAGQGGSQNAPIGRAVIGGLTVATFSTLFFVPLVFSVLRKGKHKDHTDKSIDNVKDNAADNKDGLET is encoded by the coding sequence ATGTGGATAGTTGAGTTAGCTCTAAAACGGGCTCACACATTTATCGTGATGGCTCTTGCCATTATTATCTTTGGCGTGTTGTCGCTCAAACAAATGGCTGTGGATATTTTTCCCATCATTGATGTGCCCATTGTCAGCGCCATCTTTACCTATACAGGTATGTCTCCTGCCAACATCGAAAACCTCATAACCACCGTTACCGAGCGCTGGCTCACATCAACAGTCAATGGCATCGAAAAAATCGAATCAACATCGATATCAGGCATGTCGATTATCAAAGTCTATCTACACAAAGGGACTGATATAGGCGAAGCTGTAGCGATGGTGACAGCTATGGGCAATGCTGTTATGGAGTATCTGCCGCCAGCTATCACGCCGCCTTTTGTCACTGTATCCAGTGCTACAGACGTGCCTGTTATCCAGCTTGGTATCAATAGTAAAACCATGTCAGAAGCCGAGCTCTTTGACGTGGCAAACAACTTTGTGCGCAACCAGCTTGCCACTATCCAGGGTGCCACGATACCTTTTCCTTATGGGGGCAAATACAGACAGGTCATGGTCGACCTGGACCCCAAAGCACTTGTGGCTTTAGGTGTCTCGGCCAACGATGTGGTCAGTGCTATTAATTCGCAAAGTATCATCGCACCCAGCGGCACAGCCAAGCTCGGTCCCTATGAATACATCATGACCCTCAACAATATCCCCACCAAGATTGAAGAACTCAATCGCATCCCGATTAAGTCAATCAAAGGGGCAGTAGTCTATGTCGCCGATGTAGCCAATGTCCACGACGGCTATCAACCTCAACTAAATATAGTAAATCAAGACGGCAGACGCGCTGTACTCTTTAACCTGCTCAAAAACGGCACTGCCTCTACCCTCACAGTAGTAGAAGCAATTAAACAGGCCCTGCCCCGCATCCAGCCTATAGTGCCACCAGCCTGCCATATAGAGGTCTTAACCGACCAGTCAATCTTTGTGCGCGAATGTGTCGCCGACGTCGTCAAAGAAGCTGTCACCGCCGCTGGTCTCACTGCCATCATGATGCTGGCTCTACTAGGTAGCTGGCGCAGCACGTTGATTGTGGCTACATCGATACCACTTGCCATGCTCTGCTCAATTATCGGACTACATATCTGTGGACAGTCCATCAACTCCATGACTCTTGGCGGCCTGGCACTGGCAGTCGGCATGCTCGTGGATGACGCTACCGTAGAAGTAGAAAACGTACACCGCAATATGGCCATGGGTAAAGACATAGTCCGCGCCATCCTCGATGGTGCTGAGCAAGTAGCTATGCCAGCGCTAGTATCGACTATGTCTATCTGCATAGTCTTTGTACCAGTGGTCTTTTTGACTGAGCCATCGCGCTCGCTCTTTGTGCCACTGGGCATGGCGGTGGTCTTTGCCATGATGGCATCTTACGGTCTATCGCGTACTATCGTACCTTTGATGAGTAAGGCTCTATTGGCTCACGAGCACGAGCATGCCACTAAAGAAGCTGGTAGTGATGGCGCAACGCACAAAAAGAGCAATCCAATCCTGGCACCCTTTAGTGCCATCTATAAAGTAATAGATGGTGGATTTGAATATTTGCGCAATGTCTACAAACATACTCTCGATCAAGCTCTCACTTTTCCAGCCTTTGCCATCGGCGGCTTTTTAGTCTTTTACGCTTGCTCTATGACCCTTCTGCCGATGATTGGTCAAGATTTTTTCCCAGCTATTGATGCCGGTCAACTCAGATTGCACGTTAACGCCAGACCTGGCACCAGAGTAGAAGAGACCGAGCGCGTATTTAAGCGCATCGAAAAGGCTATCCGAGAGCTAATTACACCAGGCGAAGTAGAAATCATCACCGACAATATCGGCATGCCGGTAAGCGGCGTCAACTATGCTTTTTCGGATAGTCAGACCATATCAGAGGCCGATGGCGAAATACTGGTCACACTCAGTGAAGACAGAAAAACCAGCACAGGTGCTTATCAAAAGCGCATCAGAGCGATGCTGACTGCTAACTTTCCTGAGGTCTCATACTATTTCCAGCCAGCCGATATCGTCACACAGATACTTAACGCCGGTTTGCCTGCACCTATCGATGTGCGCATCTCAGGACTCGATGTAGCCAAAAACTATGAGATTGCTCAAAAAATCAAACGCGACATGGAAAAAGTCAGAGGTGCTGTAGATGTCTGTATGCACCAGGTCGTCAACGCACCACAAATAATGTTTGATGTGGACCGTACCAGAGCAAACGAAATGGGACTATCACAAAGAGACGTCTCCAATTCGTTTTTGGTGACACTAAGCTCGAGCTTCCAGACAGCACCTAACTTTTGGCTCAATAACCAAAACGGTGTCAACTACAATCTGGCTGCCCAGGCACCACAATACAAAATCGCCAGCCTCGACGATATGAGAGTGACACCACTGACATCGGCAACCACCGATAAAAAGAAACAACCACCTCTGCTCACCAACGTCTCGACTTTTACCAGACAGGCAACTCCCAGTGTGGTCAATCACTTTAACGCCCAGCCTGTTTTTGATATCTATGCCGCCTGCCAGGACAGAGACCTTGGTGGCGTATCCGGTGACATACAAAAGATTATGGACCGCTACCAGGCTGAACTACCTAGAGCCAGCATGCTCACCATGGGTGGACAGGTATTGAGTATGAAGTCAGCCTTTGCCGGACTGATTTTTGGTCTAGTCTTTGCACTGCTACTTGTCTATCTCTTGCTTGTGGTCAACTTCCAGAGCTGGAGCGACCCTGTCATCATCCTGATGGCCACGCCCGGAGCATTGTCAGGCATCCTCTGGAGTTTATTTGTCACACAGACGACCTTTAGTATCCCCGCTCTCATGGGCACGATCATGACTGTTGGTGTAGCCTCTGCTAACTCCATACTTATGGTAACTTTTGCCAATGAGCAGTTTAGAGAGGGTAAAGACGGCAGAGCATCGGCACTGGAAGCCGGCTTTGAGCGGTTTAGACCGGTTATGATGACAGCGACAGCCATGATCATAGGTATGATCCCTATGGCTATTGGTGCTGGTCAGGGCGGCTCGCAAAACGCACCAATCGGCAGAGCAGTCATCGGTGGACTGACCGTCGCGACATTTAGCACACTATTTTTTGTACCTTTAGTATTTAGTGTATTGCGCAAAGGCAAGCACAAAGATCACACTGATAAATCAATAGATAACGTAAAAGATAACGCAGCAGATAACAAGGACGGGCTTGAGACATGA
- a CDS encoding efflux RND transporter permease subunit — protein MWIVELALKKGHTFVVLAIAIAMFGIISIIKMPTDIFPVINTPIVSCIWTYQGMSPYFMENLVTTVTERALTSTINGIDRMESSSLSGMSIIKVYLRKGTPIGEAVAMVSSVGTAILRQLPRGISPPFVTQSSATDVPVMQLSLSSDTIPEEKLFDIANNLIRTQLATVQGAITPFPYGGKYRQVMIDLNPIAMRSQALSAYDIMQAVNDQSIVAPTGTAKLGQYEYTVVLNNMPDQIKKLNNLPIKTSLTSNQTSAVVLLKDVANVHDGYQPQLNVVNVDGKRSVLLNILKSGDASTLKVVQGVKDILPRLKAMVPPACHIDVVIDQSLFVKECVAEVIREALTAALLTALMMLALLGSWRSTLIVATSIPLAILAAIIGLAVTGQTINSMTLGGLALAVGMLVDDATVEVENVHRNMAMGKDVETAILDGARQVALPALVSTLSICIVFVPLVFLTEPSRSLFVPLGLSVTFAMLASYGLSRTIVPLMSKTLLGHEHSHSDGTAPVKAPSIASKIFGAIDGAFEFARRTYRGALDYVLTYPIIAVSCFLVLYTGLLSMIPLIGEDYFPEIDGGQLRLHVATHAGTRVELTEKLFKQVEKSIRALIPADEIASISDNMGLPCSGINYAYSDSQTVSEADGEIIVSLKEDRKHDTAYYQKQIRAMMKRDYPALGAYFQPGDIVTQILNAGLPAPIDVKVVGLNKQKNYEIAKTLKRKIEKVRGAVDVCLHQITDAPHIAFTVDRTKAQEAGITQADVSNSFLINLSSSFQTNPNFWVNKKTGVSYNLAAQTAQRDLSNMNEILNTEITSGTKGINPDVSGSQAPDSGIKMGNSPERGQLLLNLATFERLRTPLVINYINVQPVYDIYAACQDRDLGGVSGDIKAILDEARKTAPHGTRIAMAGQVLSMNLAFIALLAGLVFALLLVYLLLVVNFQSWSDPLIILMAIPGALSGIVLGLFVTQTSFSIPALMGTIMTMGVASANSILMVTFARSQIEELGDARQAALNAGYERFRPVIMTATAMIIGMIPMAIGGGEGSQNAPIGRAVIGGLSIATLSTLFFVPLVFYLIRRKQHKEVRHVDS, from the coding sequence ATGTGGATTGTCGAGTTAGCTCTAAAGAAGGGGCACACTTTTGTGGTGCTGGCTATTGCTATAGCCATGTTTGGCATCATCTCGATAATCAAAATGCCCACCGATATTTTTCCGGTGATTAATACCCCGATAGTCAGCTGTATCTGGACTTATCAGGGCATGTCGCCCTACTTTATGGAAAACCTGGTCACCACCGTGACCGAGCGTGCGCTCACCTCCACAATTAACGGCATCGACCGGATGGAGTCAAGCTCCCTATCTGGTATGTCCATAATCAAAGTCTATTTGCGCAAAGGCACACCAATTGGTGAGGCTGTGGCCATGGTATCGTCGGTGGGGACAGCCATATTGCGGCAGTTGCCGCGGGGTATCAGCCCTCCCTTTGTGACACAGTCCAGTGCAACAGATGTACCGGTGATGCAGCTATCTCTTAGCAGCGACACCATCCCCGAAGAAAAACTCTTTGATATCGCCAACAATCTCATTCGCACCCAGCTAGCCACAGTACAGGGCGCTATCACGCCTTTTCCTTATGGTGGCAAATACCGCCAGGTGATGATTGACCTCAATCCCATCGCCATGCGCTCGCAGGCACTCTCTGCTTATGACATCATGCAGGCAGTCAACGACCAATCAATCGTGGCGCCCACTGGCACAGCCAAGCTCGGTCAATATGAGTACACAGTAGTACTCAACAACATGCCCGACCAGATTAAAAAGCTCAATAACCTGCCCATCAAAACCAGCCTGACCAGCAACCAAACTTCGGCAGTGGTATTGCTCAAAGACGTAGCCAATGTGCACGACGGCTATCAACCACAGCTCAATGTGGTCAATGTCGATGGCAAAAGGTCGGTGCTACTTAACATCCTCAAAAGCGGTGACGCCTCCACACTCAAGGTCGTACAGGGTGTCAAAGACATCTTGCCGCGGCTCAAAGCGATGGTGCCTCCCGCCTGTCATATCGATGTAGTTATCGACCAATCGCTCTTTGTCAAAGAGTGTGTTGCCGAAGTAATAAGAGAAGCTCTCACAGCCGCTCTGCTCACAGCTTTGATGATGCTGGCACTACTGGGCAGCTGGCGCAGCACACTGATTGTCGCCACTTCCATCCCCCTTGCCATCCTGGCAGCGATAATCGGACTGGCTGTCACCGGTCAAACAATTAACAGCATGACTCTGGGTGGACTTGCTCTGGCAGTGGGCATGCTCGTGGATGATGCCACAGTAGAAGTAGAAAATGTGCACCGCAATATGGCCATGGGCAAAGATGTCGAGACAGCCATCCTTGATGGTGCCAGACAAGTGGCGCTGCCTGCTCTGGTATCGACCCTCAGTATCTGTATAGTCTTTGTCCCACTGGTCTTTTTGACTGAGCCGTCGCGCTCTCTATTTGTCCCTCTAGGGCTATCGGTCACTTTTGCCATGCTCGCCAGCTACGGACTATCGCGCACCATTGTGCCGCTTATGTCTAAGACTCTCTTAGGTCACGAGCACAGCCACTCAGATGGTACTGCGCCAGTAAAAGCGCCCAGTATCGCCAGCAAAATCTTTGGCGCCATAGACGGTGCTTTTGAGTTTGCCAGACGCACTTATCGCGGTGCCCTCGATTATGTGCTGACCTATCCAATCATTGCAGTGTCGTGCTTTTTAGTCTTATACACCGGGCTTTTATCAATGATTCCTCTAATTGGTGAGGATTATTTCCCAGAGATAGATGGCGGACAATTGAGATTGCATGTAGCTACTCACGCTGGCACCAGAGTAGAATTAACCGAAAAACTCTTTAAACAAGTCGAAAAATCAATCAGAGCGCTGATACCAGCCGATGAAATAGCCTCTATATCAGACAACATGGGCTTACCCTGCTCAGGCATCAACTATGCCTATAGCGACAGTCAGACAGTCAGTGAAGCCGATGGCGAAATCATTGTCTCACTCAAAGAAGATCGCAAGCACGATACTGCCTATTATCAAAAACAGATAAGAGCCATGATGAAGCGTGACTATCCCGCTCTTGGTGCGTACTTTCAGCCGGGCGATATTGTCACCCAGATACTCAATGCCGGGCTACCTGCACCAATCGATGTCAAAGTAGTGGGTCTAAACAAACAAAAAAATTACGAGATTGCCAAAACACTCAAACGCAAAATAGAAAAAGTACGCGGAGCAGTAGATGTATGTCTGCACCAGATAACCGATGCTCCACATATAGCTTTTACTGTGGACCGCACCAAAGCTCAGGAAGCCGGTATCACACAAGCTGATGTGTCCAATTCCTTTCTCATCAATTTAAGCTCTAGCTTCCAAACTAATCCAAACTTTTGGGTCAACAAAAAGACCGGTGTAAGTTACAACCTGGCTGCCCAAACTGCTCAAAGAGATTTGAGCAATATGAATGAAATACTCAATACCGAAATCACCAGTGGTACCAAGGGAATTAATCCCGATGTCTCTGGCAGTCAGGCTCCCGATAGTGGAATCAAAATGGGCAATAGCCCTGAGCGCGGTCAGTTGCTACTTAACTTAGCCACTTTTGAGAGACTGCGCACACCGCTGGTAATCAATTACATCAATGTCCAACCGGTCTACGATATCTATGCCGCCTGCCAGGATAGGGACTTGGGCGGTGTCTCAGGCGATATCAAAGCCATCCTGGACGAAGCACGCAAGACTGCACCACACGGCACACGCATCGCCATGGCCGGTCAGGTCTTGAGTATGAATTTAGCCTTTATAGCACTGCTGGCTGGTCTTGTATTTGCACTGCTACTTGTATATTTGCTACTGGTGGTCAACTTCCAGAGCTGGTCAGATCCGCTGATTATCCTGATGGCCATACCTGGTGCATTATCAGGCATTGTACTTGGTCTCTTTGTCACCCAGACCAGTTTTAGTATCCCGGCACTGATGGGGACAATCATGACCATGGGTGTAGCATCTGCTAACTCTATATTGATGGTGACATTTGCTCGCTCTCAGATAGAGGAGCTGGGCGATGCCAGACAAGCAGCACTCAATGCTGGATACGAAAGATTTAGACCGGTCATAATGACCGCTACAGCCATGATAATCGGCATGATCCCGATGGCAATAGGTGGCGGCGAAGGCTCACAAAACGCACCAATCGGTCGCGCTGTCATTGGTGGCTTATCGATTGCCACGCTCTCTACACTATTTTTTGTGCCCCTTGTCTTTTATCTAATTCGTCGCAAACAACACAAAGAGGTCCGCCATGTGGATAGTTGA
- a CDS encoding TolC family protein translates to MRYCLSLEVIFLINRVNELKSKLLAVPLLKSAARNCALSALLTLALCQMTPAANAQVSPNPAGATDPLNLRPKMSPVPPGKAPSINSVVDEEMPKLRGLSKDNDASMATLDQLANEVSKSQGSIFVDAENVLVKPPLLKSLISINEQANPYQLDATSSRQITLRSVLQQALLQNLPIKISQSQAMKEKWVYYGALSGFLPSLTNSINFQGIKGNYVSPAGLSIPISNPYFNSTAGFNQYLFKGGGILFTAMQDKHIYKAASAQLKGTVNETLLDTASDYYDLVRADVLLQIRIKAVEVSRALLLVNQDLFDNGVNTQLDVLQAKYQLSADRQHLIKQQVKRREHAIKLSTILNADNGVDLSVGSRMVSKQRLVDKSLRPADLLQIAIDKRPELKKYDELRLAAKDAVKVARAALLPSIAVAGNVIGTGSHATSTSAISSNQQTPMSSSGLGVGSVASAGSLPLAAPPSGSTAESHWTTRSLFVIGVGVNYNLGGLGVEQVAAIKASKYQARQAQLEFQRELEKITKQVRDSYLSSMAAEQLIIETTDAVKYAEEGLRLAEVRFQEGVGTYLDVINAQHDYTNSLIDKANALIDFNVSQVKLVHAIGLPTVDTLTASVPLKNAPLK, encoded by the coding sequence ATGCGCTATTGTTTAAGCCTGGAAGTTATTTTTTTGATTAACCGGGTCAACGAGCTTAAGAGCAAATTATTAGCGGTGCCTCTTTTAAAAAGTGCCGCGCGCAATTGTGCATTGTCTGCTTTGTTGACTTTAGCTCTTTGTCAAATGACACCAGCGGCAAACGCCCAGGTGTCGCCAAATCCAGCTGGAGCCACAGACCCGCTCAATTTAAGACCAAAGATGTCGCCTGTGCCCCCTGGCAAAGCGCCCAGCATAAACTCTGTAGTTGATGAGGAAATGCCCAAGCTGCGCGGATTGAGCAAAGACAATGACGCCAGTATGGCGACACTGGACCAGCTCGCTAACGAAGTCAGCAAGTCTCAAGGCAGTATCTTTGTCGATGCCGAAAATGTCCTGGTCAAGCCGCCTTTGCTCAAGTCATTGATATCAATAAACGAGCAAGCTAACCCCTATCAGCTCGATGCCACCAGCTCAAGACAAATTACTTTGCGCAGCGTCTTGCAGCAGGCCCTTTTGCAAAACCTGCCAATTAAAATCTCGCAAAGCCAGGCGATGAAAGAAAAGTGGGTCTATTACGGCGCGCTGAGCGGCTTTTTGCCCAGTCTTACTAATTCAATAAACTTCCAGGGTATCAAAGGCAACTATGTCTCGCCAGCTGGTCTGTCTATTCCCATATCTAATCCTTACTTTAATAGCACTGCTGGTTTTAATCAGTATCTTTTTAAAGGTGGTGGCATCCTGTTTACCGCCATGCAGGACAAGCATATCTATAAAGCGGCATCGGCTCAGCTCAAAGGCACCGTCAATGAGACTTTGCTTGACACTGCCTCGGACTATTATGATCTGGTCCGGGCTGATGTGCTTTTGCAAATCAGGATAAAAGCAGTAGAAGTCTCTCGCGCACTTTTGTTAGTCAATCAAGATCTTTTTGATAATGGCGTCAATACTCAGCTTGATGTTTTGCAAGCTAAGTATCAGCTCTCAGCCGATAGACAGCATTTGATCAAACAACAGGTCAAACGCCGTGAGCATGCCATCAAGCTCTCCACCATTTTAAACGCTGACAATGGTGTTGACCTCTCTGTGGGCAGTCGCATGGTCAGCAAGCAGCGGCTTGTAGATAAGAGTCTGAGACCAGCCGATTTATTGCAAATCGCTATCGACAAAAGACCCGAGCTAAAAAAATATGACGAGCTGAGATTGGCTGCTAAAGACGCTGTCAAAGTAGCACGGGCTGCACTGTTACCCTCAATTGCTGTAGCCGGTAATGTCATTGGTACAGGCTCTCATGCCACCAGCACTAGTGCCATAAGCTCCAATCAGCAAACACCAATGAGTAGCAGTGGATTGGGCGTAGGCTCCGTGGCATCGGCTGGCTCACTACCTCTAGCTGCCCCGCCATCTGGCAGCACAGCTGAGTCGCACTGGACAACGCGATCACTATTTGTTATCGGCGTTGGTGTCAACTATAACCTGGGCGGACTTGGTGTCGAGCAGGTAGCCGCTATCAAAGCCTCTAAGTATCAAGCCAGACAGGCTCAATTAGAGTTTCAACGAGAGCTTGAAAAAATCACCAAGCAAGTGCGCGACTCTTACCTGTCTAGCATGGCTGCCGAACAGTTGATAATCGAGACTACGGATGCTGTTAAGTACGCCGAAGAAGGTCTCAGGCTGGCTGAGGTGCGCTTCCAGGAGGGAGTAGGCACTTATCTTGATGTGATCAATGCCCAGCATGACTATACTAATTCGCTTATCGATAAAGCCAATGCCCTGATTGACTTTAATGTCTCACAAGTCAAACTAGTGCACGCCATAGGACTGCCCACAGTGGATACACTGACAGCGTCTGTGCCTCTAAAAAACGCACCGCTTAAATAA
- the nth gene encoding endonuclease III, whose amino-acid sequence MAKKAAHGVGVLVKPAVAKKVLDALCATYPDADCELTYDSPFQLLIAVILSAQCTDVTINKVTKALFKHYPDARSLAEADIEHVKELIKPSGFFNAKAKNIQACAQELVVRFNGIPPQTRDELTTLAGVGRKTANVVLGVIHNIPGWTVDTHVQRLSKRLGFSLQEDPVKIEQDLEKLFPKQDWTKYSITIIWHGRRICFARKPDCPNCPVKELCPSAMA is encoded by the coding sequence ATGGCTAAAAAGGCAGCCCACGGTGTTGGTGTGCTGGTCAAGCCAGCTGTAGCAAAAAAAGTCTTGGACGCACTTTGTGCCACCTATCCCGATGCTGACTGTGAGCTTACTTACGACAGTCCATTTCAGCTACTTATAGCGGTGATACTCTCAGCGCAGTGCACTGACGTCACTATCAACAAAGTGACTAAGGCACTCTTTAAACACTATCCAGATGCCCGCTCGCTAGCTGAGGCAGATATCGAGCATGTCAAAGAGCTTATTAAGCCAAGCGGCTTTTTTAACGCTAAGGCAAAAAACATCCAGGCTTGCGCCCAGGAGCTAGTGGTGCGCTTTAACGGCATACCGCCTCAGACCAGAGATGAGCTTACGACTTTAGCCGGTGTCGGGCGCAAAACAGCCAATGTGGTATTGGGTGTAATCCACAACATACCGGGTTGGACTGTTGATACCCATGTACAAAGACTGTCCAAACGTCTGGGTTTTAGCCTACAAGAAGACCCAGTCAAAATCGAACAAGATTTAGAAAAACTCTTTCCCAAACAAGACTGGACTAAATACTCAATCACTATCATCTGGCACGGCAGGCGTATTTGCTTTGCCCGTAAACCCGACTGTCCCAATTGCCCAGTCAAAGAGCTCTGCCCATCGGCTATGGCATGA